One genomic window of Nitrosomonas sp. Is35 includes the following:
- a CDS encoding FecR domain-containing protein, whose protein sequence is MQLGKLVRRFSGICSIALFLMLIQSAPVVAEEWIYTVRPGDNLWNLAERHLKSMEYVQPLQQLNQVRNPYVIPPGTALRIPVAWTKQQDIFAHAVSVYGTATLQRKNQERIPLEQGMQLLTGDEIQSGNDAFVTVEFADGSQMRVQENTQLRLENMRMFGDYGLIDTLVDMRQGRTENSVPKKSEKATRFKIKTPSAISSVRGTDFRVGVIETQSGTSSEVLTGSVEVNGERKQVKVPAGYGTVTIEGKPPVSPVKLLPPPDLSEAAHYYQNLPLVIKFAPLAGAHAYRAQIAADRDFKNLRSEFTAASLPFRDGDIPDGDYWLRVRGIDGLSIEGKDAVIAFALNAYPEAPFILAPLPGGMAEPEKQQFKWAAQADVSHYAVMISKDADFSSSLYFNPEVKENSVTLSESLTPGHYFWRIFAVSAREGAGPFSDTMAFRVPYPAPAVGEAKLDDNKMTFAWRAAVEGQSFQFQFARDKEFTQIIHDESTTASQLTIAKPDSGTYYLRIKTIEADGFQGPWGTPQAIEVPFGISYWFMLLMLLPLLVLI, encoded by the coding sequence ATGCAATTAGGAAAACTTGTGCGCCGGTTTAGCGGGATTTGCAGCATCGCATTGTTTTTGATGCTGATTCAATCGGCTCCTGTGGTGGCCGAAGAGTGGATTTATACCGTCCGGCCCGGCGATAATCTGTGGAATCTGGCGGAACGCCATCTAAAAAGCATGGAATACGTGCAACCGTTGCAACAGCTCAATCAAGTGCGCAATCCCTACGTGATACCGCCCGGCACCGCGCTGCGAATTCCAGTGGCCTGGACAAAACAGCAGGATATCTTCGCGCACGCAGTCAGTGTCTACGGTACCGCCACGTTACAGCGCAAAAACCAGGAACGCATACCGCTTGAGCAAGGCATGCAATTGCTGACGGGCGATGAAATCCAAAGCGGAAACGATGCGTTCGTAACCGTGGAATTCGCCGATGGGTCGCAAATGCGCGTGCAAGAAAACACCCAGCTGCGCCTGGAGAATATGCGCATGTTCGGCGATTATGGGCTGATTGACACGTTGGTCGATATGCGTCAGGGACGCACGGAAAATTCCGTACCGAAAAAATCCGAGAAAGCCACCCGGTTCAAAATCAAAACACCATCCGCAATCAGTTCGGTGCGCGGCACGGATTTCCGCGTTGGGGTCATCGAAACGCAATCCGGCACCAGCAGCGAAGTGCTGACCGGCAGCGTGGAAGTCAATGGCGAAAGAAAACAAGTCAAAGTGCCGGCGGGGTATGGCACGGTAACCATCGAAGGCAAGCCGCCGGTCTCTCCGGTCAAATTGCTGCCGCCGCCGGACTTATCCGAAGCCGCGCATTATTATCAAAATTTGCCGCTGGTGATTAAATTTGCCCCACTGGCGGGGGCGCACGCATACCGGGCGCAGATTGCCGCCGACCGGGACTTTAAAAACTTACGCTCTGAATTTACCGCAGCGAGTTTGCCTTTCCGCGACGGTGATATCCCCGATGGCGATTATTGGCTCAGAGTGCGCGGCATCGATGGTTTATCGATCGAAGGCAAGGATGCGGTCATTGCGTTCGCGCTGAATGCCTACCCGGAAGCGCCTTTTATTCTTGCGCCCCTGCCGGGCGGCATGGCGGAGCCGGAGAAGCAGCAATTCAAATGGGCGGCGCAAGCGGATGTGTCGCACTACGCCGTCATGATCAGCAAGGATGCCGATTTTTCATCGTCTTTGTACTTTAATCCCGAAGTGAAAGAGAACAGTGTGACGTTATCCGAATCGCTGACGCCCGGTCACTATTTCTGGCGTATTTTCGCCGTATCCGCGCGCGAAGGCGCGGGGCCGTTCAGCGATACCATGGCATTCCGCGTACCCTATCCCGCACCGGCGGTGGGTGAAGCGAAGCTGGACGATAACAAAATGACATTCGCCTGGCGGGCCGCTGTGGAAGGACAGAGCTTTCAGTTTCAATTCGCGCGCGATAAGGAATTCACTCAGATTATTCATGATGAGTCGACCACCGCTTCGCAGCTGACGATCGCAAAACCGGATAGCGGCACTTATTATTTGCGTATCAAAACAATCGAAGCGGACGGTTTCCAAGGTCCGTGGGGAACGCCGCAAGCGATTGAAGTGCCTTTCGGTATCTCATACTGGTTCATGCTACTGATGCTGCTGCCATTGCTTGTATTGATATGA
- the sixA gene encoding phosphohistidine phosphatase SixA, producing MFSIQAMQKNQLIIMRHAKSDWSDASKSDFDRPLTTRGKKAAKQMGQWLKQKQYRIGRILCSPARRAKQTCQLVAEQLDFAQQHVLWEDRIYEASLNDLIALVDQYGAGAHTLLIVGHNPGLDQLLCHLCHDPPPVNDSGKLLTTAATAVLDFGTAPISAKAHQARLQCLIRPKEL from the coding sequence ATGTTTTCTATTCAAGCGATGCAAAAAAATCAGCTGATCATCATGCGACACGCCAAATCGGACTGGAGCGATGCGAGCAAATCCGATTTCGACCGCCCGCTGACCACGCGCGGCAAAAAAGCTGCAAAACAAATGGGACAATGGTTGAAACAGAAACAGTACCGCATCGGCCGGATACTCTGTTCACCTGCGCGGCGCGCAAAACAAACCTGCCAGTTGGTTGCGGAGCAATTGGATTTCGCTCAGCAGCATGTGCTGTGGGAAGACAGAATCTATGAAGCATCGCTCAATGACCTGATTGCGCTGGTCGATCAATACGGCGCAGGCGCTCACACCTTGCTGATCGTCGGCCATAATCCCGGTCTGGATCAATTACTCTGCCACCTGTGCCATGATCCCCCACCTGTTAACGATTCCGGTAAATTACTGACCACCGCTGCAACCGCTGTGCTTGATTTCGGTACTGCGCCCATTTCGGCAAAAGCGCATCAAGCGCGCCTGCAATGTTTGATCAGACCCAAGGAGCTATGA
- a CDS encoding helix-hairpin-helix domain-containing protein, with the protein MVKLTDIKGIGPATIKILQERKIKTVEALASLSLEELRKIPGFKGELRARAVKQAAADSLREKPIKPAKPAGAADSSPLTVIKKTVAGQIVNPPEADKAKDKDKGKDEKKARKDDKKAVKDKEKKKKHKDKKKDGKKKDGKKKDKKKS; encoded by the coding sequence ATGGTGAAGTTAACGGATATCAAAGGAATCGGTCCGGCTACAATCAAAATATTGCAAGAACGCAAAATAAAAACGGTTGAGGCGCTGGCTTCGCTGAGTTTGGAAGAGCTGCGGAAAATACCGGGTTTCAAAGGTGAGTTGCGTGCGCGTGCGGTCAAACAAGCCGCGGCGGATAGCCTGCGGGAAAAGCCAATCAAACCAGCCAAACCGGCCGGTGCGGCGGATAGCAGCCCACTGACTGTGATCAAGAAGACTGTAGCCGGTCAGATAGTAAATCCGCCTGAAGCGGATAAAGCAAAAGACAAAGATAAAGGCAAAGACGAGAAAAAAGCCCGGAAAGACGACAAGAAAGCAGTAAAAGACAAAGAAAAGAAAAAGAAGCATAAAGATAAGAAAAAAGACGGCAAGAAAAAAGACGGCAAGAAAAAAGATAAAAAGAAATCATAG
- the ppx gene encoding exopolyphosphatase → MDESYAAVDLGSNSFHMIVANWADGRLQIIDRMKEMVRLASGLNDKQELSNESMQQALECLQRFGQRIREIPHVNVRAVGTNTLRQARNGGDFLLQAHHALGHPIEIIAGREEARLIYSGVAHTLYDEVNKRLVIDIGGGSTELIIGRGYDTYQTESLYMGCVNMEQRFFDDGKIKAKKMRKAILFAMQELESLETAYKKTGWDYALGSSGTIIAIRDVVQAQGWCDSGITAPALTQLMDELIAIGDSAFINFPGLSERRKPVFASGVAILYGVFEALNLKKIDVSEGALREGLLYDLIGRVHDEDVRDNTVMAVAQRYNADLEQAGRVRDTAGNFFNQVKASWELDEKNDLKLLLWGAYIHEIGLSVAHNQYHRHGAYLTANSDLAGFSRQEQTKLAMLVRSHRRKFPVEEFESIAVSMRTSIIRLCILLRLAVVMHRSRSNISLPEILIYVNKNRVNLDFPPGWLDKHPLTLVDLITEQGFLQIADIKLSFH, encoded by the coding sequence ATGGATGAATCCTACGCAGCAGTGGATTTAGGTTCAAACAGCTTTCATATGATTGTGGCGAATTGGGCGGATGGCCGCTTGCAGATCATCGACCGCATGAAAGAAATGGTGCGATTGGCTTCTGGCTTGAATGACAAGCAGGAATTGTCCAACGAATCGATGCAGCAGGCGCTGGAATGCCTGCAGCGGTTCGGTCAGCGCATCCGGGAAATTCCGCATGTGAATGTACGTGCCGTCGGTACCAATACGCTGCGCCAAGCCCGCAATGGCGGCGATTTTTTGCTACAAGCGCACCATGCATTGGGTCATCCGATTGAGATTATTGCCGGCCGTGAAGAAGCACGGCTGATTTATTCCGGTGTGGCGCATACGTTGTACGATGAGGTCAATAAGCGGCTGGTGATCGACATCGGCGGCGGCAGTACGGAGCTGATCATCGGCCGGGGGTACGACACCTACCAGACGGAAAGCTTGTATATGGGTTGCGTCAATATGGAGCAGCGGTTTTTCGACGACGGTAAGATAAAAGCCAAAAAAATGCGCAAGGCCATCTTGTTTGCAATGCAGGAACTGGAATCGCTGGAAACGGCGTATAAGAAAACAGGCTGGGATTATGCCTTGGGTTCTTCCGGCACCATCATTGCCATACGCGATGTGGTGCAAGCGCAAGGCTGGTGCGATTCCGGCATCACAGCACCCGCGCTGACGCAATTGATGGACGAGCTTATCGCGATCGGTGACAGTGCGTTCATTAATTTTCCTGGTTTATCGGAACGCAGAAAGCCGGTTTTTGCTAGCGGCGTCGCGATATTGTACGGTGTGTTTGAGGCACTCAATCTGAAGAAGATCGATGTATCCGAAGGCGCGTTGCGTGAAGGTTTGCTGTATGACCTGATCGGCCGGGTGCACGATGAAGATGTCAGGGACAACACGGTCATGGCGGTAGCGCAACGCTACAATGCCGATCTGGAGCAAGCTGGCCGAGTCAGAGACACTGCCGGAAATTTTTTTAATCAGGTAAAAGCGTCCTGGGAATTGGATGAAAAAAACGACCTGAAATTACTGCTGTGGGGCGCTTACATTCATGAAATCGGCTTATCGGTTGCGCATAACCAATATCACCGGCACGGCGCTTATCTGACGGCCAATTCGGATTTGGCTGGTTTTTCGCGCCAGGAGCAAACGAAATTGGCGATGCTGGTGCGCAGCCATCGCCGCAAGTTTCCCGTGGAAGAATTTGAATCGATTGCTGTTTCCATGCGCACCTCCATTATTAGATTATGTATCTTGCTCAGGCTGGCGGTGGTGATGCACAGAAGCCGCTCGAACATCAGCTTGCCGGAAATACTGATTTACGTAAATAAGAACCGCGTGAATTTGGACTTTCCGCCCGGCTGGCTGGATAAACACCCCTTAACGCTGGTTGATCTCATTACCGAGCAAGGTTTTTTGCAGATCGCGGATATCAAACTATCCTTTCATTAG
- a CDS encoding YajD family HNH nuclease, producing the protein MAKDTSKLDKVVLEARRNAEKRAQGYREQALKLFPWVCGRCARTFDHKNLQLLEVHHKNSNHDDNPPDGSNWELLCTYCHENEHSKLKDAMGRTDSGQTGNTATFNPFANLKDMLKNKP; encoded by the coding sequence ATGGCAAAAGATACGAGTAAGCTGGATAAAGTGGTTCTGGAAGCGCGCCGGAATGCCGAAAAACGCGCGCAGGGATACCGCGAACAAGCGCTTAAATTATTTCCCTGGGTGTGCGGGCGTTGCGCGCGCACGTTCGATCATAAGAATTTACAGTTACTGGAAGTGCATCACAAAAACAGCAATCACGACGATAATCCGCCCGATGGCAGTAACTGGGAACTGCTCTGCACTTACTGCCACGAAAACGAGCATTCCAAGCTCAAGGATGCCATGGGCCGGACGGATAGCGGGCAAACCGGAAACACGGCGACGTTCAATCCTTTTGCCAATCTGAAAGATATGCTGAAGAACAAACCTTGA